One genomic segment of Schistosoma haematobium chromosome 6, whole genome shotgun sequence includes these proteins:
- the MRPL3_1 gene encoding 54S ribosomal protein L3, variant 3 (EggNog:ENOG410V8CP~COG:J~BUSCO:EOG091G0BKZ) — protein MFEVFGGAFIRMTVKLTYREPVRFMGSLNKVLYPWMNRKKPFWVTQEASPYVDEDITSENKTFLEQQRIDSLTSSTSPVVTEQPAQVPWKPYVTQRCGLIAIKLGLYPLWTKTGKKIDCTIFQIPDNHAIRYTPPSEINKYISLLHPRHYWLNNKRPPSWITQKRWGIQLVGAVSADPIEFTSEWCDLFKKAGIPPKRKISRFLVSPDAALKPGTPLSVHHFRVGDRLDITARTTNRGFEGVIERWGMKGGPAAHGSTKFHRRMGSNAGIEGVIPRGKRMAGVMGNRFRSLRGVMIVRINPKLGLIYVTGTTPGPVHAYCHLNDSWLRNRRRELIANPPPVPTYFPPSIVDETNSNQLDPSLCLDVDDDFEQDIYHESIHPSYSPSISYSEDSI, from the exons ATGTTCGAAGTATTTGGTGGAGCATTCATCAG AATGACTGTTAAGCTCACTTATAGAGAGCCTGTAAGATTTATGGGAAGCCTAAACAAAGTTCTTTATCCATGGATGAATCGAAAAAAGCCATTTTGGGTTACTCAAGAGGCTAGTCCTTATGTAGATGAAGATATTACATCAGAAAACAAGACATTTTTAGAACAACAGCGTATAGATTCATTAACCAGTTCTACAAGCCCCGTCGTTACTGAACAACCGGCACAGGTACCATGGAAACCATATGTTACACAAAGATGCGGTCTTATTGCAATCAAGCTAGGATTATACCCACTGTGGACTAAAACTGGAAAGAAAATCGACTGTACTATTTTCCAG ATCCCTGACAATCATGCTATTCGTTATACACCTCCTTCAGAGATCAACAAATACATCAGCCTACTACATCCACGTCACTATTGGCTAAATAATAAACGGCCTCCTTCCTGGATAACTCAAAAACGTTGGGGTATACAATTGGTTGGAGCAGTTTCTGCTGACCCTATCGAGTTCACTTCTGAGTGGtgtgatttatttaaaaaagcTGGTATACCACCAAAGCGTAAAATATCTCGTTTTTTGGTCAGCCCTGATGCTGCTTTAAAACCTG GAACGCCTTTGAGTGTGCATCATTTTCGTGTAGGTGACCGTTTGGATATAACTGCAAGAAC CACTAATCGTGGCTTTGAAGGTGTTATTGAACGTTGGGGAATGAAAGGCGGACCTGCTGCTCATGGTTCTACTAAATTTCATCGTAGAATGGGAAGTAATGCAGGAATTGAA GGAGTAATCCCTCGAGGCAAACGTATGGCAGGTGTTATGGGTAATCGATTCAGAAGCTTACGTGGTGTAATG ATTGTGAGGATTAATCCAAAACTTGGACTTATATATGTAACAGGTACAACACCAGGGCCTGTACATGCCTACTGCCATTTGAACGACTCTTGGTTAAGAAATCGTCGACGTGAATTAATTGCTAATCCACCACCAGTCCCAACTTATTTTCCTCCCTCTATAGTAGATGAAACTAATTCAAATCAACTCGATCCAAGCTTGTGccttgatgttgatgatgattttgAACAAGATATTTACCATGAATCAATACATCCAAGTTATAGTCCTTCCATTTCCTATTCAGAAGACTCTATTTGA
- the MRPL3_1 gene encoding 54S ribosomal protein L3, variant 2 (EggNog:ENOG410V8CP~COG:J), whose product MFEVFGGAFIRMTVKLTYREPVRFMGSLNKVLYPWMNRKKPFWVTQEASPYVDEDITSENKTFLEQQRIDSLTSSTSPVVTEQPAQVPWKPYVTQRCGLIAIKLGLYPLWTKTGKKIDCTIFQIPDNHAIRYTPPSEINKYISLLHPRHYWLNNKRPPSWITQKRWGIQLVGAVSADPIEFTSEWCDLFKKAGIPPKRKISRFLVSPDAALKPGTPLSVHHFRVGDRLDITART is encoded by the exons ATGTTCGAAGTATTTGGTGGAGCATTCATCAG AATGACTGTTAAGCTCACTTATAGAGAGCCTGTAAGATTTATGGGAAGCCTAAACAAAGTTCTTTATCCATGGATGAATCGAAAAAAGCCATTTTGGGTTACTCAAGAGGCTAGTCCTTATGTAGATGAAGATATTACATCAGAAAACAAGACATTTTTAGAACAACAGCGTATAGATTCATTAACCAGTTCTACAAGCCCCGTCGTTACTGAACAACCGGCACAGGTACCATGGAAACCATATGTTACACAAAGATGCGGTCTTATTGCAATCAAGCTAGGATTATACCCACTGTGGACTAAAACTGGAAAGAAAATCGACTGTACTATTTTCCAG ATCCCTGACAATCATGCTATTCGTTATACACCTCCTTCAGAGATCAACAAATACATCAGCCTACTACATCCACGTCACTATTGGCTAAATAATAAACGGCCTCCTTCCTGGATAACTCAAAAACGTTGGGGTATACAATTGGTTGGAGCAGTTTCTGCTGACCCTATCGAGTTCACTTCTGAGTGGtgtgatttatttaaaaaagcTGGTATACCACCAAAGCGTAAAATATCTCGTTTTTTGGTCAGCCCTGATGCTGCTTTAAAACCTG GAACGCCTTTGAGTGTGCATCATTTTCGTGTAGGTGACCGTTTGGATATAACTGCAAGAACGTAA